The following proteins come from a genomic window of Pseudochaenichthys georgianus chromosome 19, fPseGeo1.2, whole genome shotgun sequence:
- the bricd5 gene encoding BRICHOS domain-containing protein 5 isoform X1 codes for MQQRYRLSPDERGLQPTPASPLCPLCEPGRAANSSPDGGSAASPQSHFPHKAFWVSFSASLLLVIITLALTGHLGLSQPPAESLQLVRITAPDQTGLLINQSAVVDLQNDLVTFSITSPANQTSTVLFDVKHGLICYKPMDQESCFLRKMEESDYNNVHSLLQESTHKQGQVQLSRNETQRQREFLGVLAGSPVDVSTLEEPLQTLCRHSSVHWTRRVDGPGNQRLVYFCIDICFPSNICVSVCFYYLPE; via the exons ATGCAGCAGCGATATCGCCTCTCGCCTGATGAGAGAGGACTTCAACCGACACCTGCCTCACCCCTTTGTCCATTGTGTGAGCCGGGGAGGGCGGCCAACTCCTCTCCT GATGGGGGCTCTGCTGCGTCCCCTCAGTCCCACTTCCCACACAAGGCCTTCTGGGTAAGCTTCTCAGCGTCCCTGCTCCTGGTCATCATCACCCTCGCTCTGACGGGGCACCTGGGGCTGTCGCAGCCTCCTGCAGAG tcttTACAGTTGGTCCGGATCACAGCTCCAGATCAGACCGGACTTCTGATCAACCAATCGGCCGTCGTTGACTTGCAAAATGACCTGGTGACCTTTTCCATCACCTCACCTGCAAATCAGACGTCCACTGTGctctttgatgtcaaacat GGTTTGATATGTTACAAACCCATGGACCAGGAGAGCTGCTTCCTGCGAAAGATGGAGGAATCTGACTATAACAACGTGCACTCCCTCCTCCAGGAGTCTACACACAAG CAGGGTCAGGTCCAGCTGTCCAGGAACGAGACCCAGAGGCAGAGGGAGTTCCTGGGGGTGTTGGCAGGCAGTCCGGTGGACGTGTCCACGCTGGAGGAGCCTCTGCAGACGCTGTGTCGGCACAGCTCCGTCCACTGGACCAGGAGGGTCGACG GCCCGGGGAATCAGAGGCTGGTCTACTTCTGCATCGACATCTGCTTCCCCAGCAacatctgcgtgtctgtgtgctTCTACTACCTGCCAGAGTGA
- the zdhhc4 gene encoding palmitoyltransferase ZDHHC4 translates to MDFLTLFAVYVTVVLTCIVLVCKYSGQQQTPFSILFNFVGKVFAPITPRWLQKFSQRTLHRLFHQRNNMFIYLHILIEAAVLAEFTYEVFGFCRDMDTSLISLSVPYILLVIKSLCFYLCIRRDPGTVTKKKIAGQLHIYPYDGRLFHPGVSCETCKLVKPARSKHCRVCNRCVQRFDHHCVWVNNCIGAQNTRYFLLYLFSVCAAAGDVAVLTGDMLLHAVLRSGLLRASYVDEEGQQQSAGPLFVVQHLFLTFPRIVFMLGFLVFVFFLLAGYALFHSYLALVNQTSNEWYKNRGYVCQHCHPTATADHLCSPAPDHSKRNYYSRGILRNLGEIFFPPRPVHKKDN, encoded by the exons ATGGATTTCCTCACCCTGTTCGCTGTCTACGTCACGGTGGTGCTGACATGTATAGTGTTAGTTTGCAAATACTCAGGCCAGCAGCAAACTCCATTTAGTATCCTCTTCAACTTTGTAGGAAAG GTGTTTGCACCGATTACACCAAGATGGCTCCAGAAGTTTTCACAAAGGACCTTACACAGGCTGTTTCATCAAAG GAACAACATGTTCATCTATCTGCACATCCTGATAGAGGCCGCTGTGTTAGCAGAGTTCACCTACGAGGTGTTTGGCTTCTGCAGGGATATGGACACCAGTCTGATCAGCCTGTCCGTGCCTTATATCCTGCTGGTTATCAAGAGTCTCTGCTTCTACCTCTGCATCAGGAGAGATCCAG GCACAGTGACGAAGAAGAAAATCGCCGGCCAGCTGCACATCTATCCGTATGACGGGAGGCTGTTTCACCCGGGCGTCTCCTGTGAAACCTGCAAGCTCGTCAAACCGGCTCGCTCCAAACACTGCA GGGTCTGCAACAGGTGCGTTCAACGCTTTGACCACCACTGCGTCTGGGTGAACAACTGCATCGGTGCTCAGAACACACGCTACTTCCTGCTTTACCTCTTCAGCGTGTGCGCCGCGGCGGGCGATGTGGCCGTTCTAACAGGAGACATGCTGCTTCACGCCGTCCTGAGGTCAGGGCTCCTGAGGGCCAGTTATGTCGACGAGGAAGGCCAGCAGCAGTCAGCAGGGCCTCTGTTTGTTGTGCAG CATCTGTTCCTGACCTTCCCCCGAATCGTCTTCATGTTGGGATTTCTGGTCTttgtcttcttcctcctcgCGGGTTATGCTCTTTTCCATTCCTACCTGGCTCTCGTGAACCAGACCTCCAACGAGTGGTACAAAAATCGAGGTTACGTGTGTCAGCACTGCCACCCGACTGCAACCGCTGACCATCTCTGCAGCCCGGCACCAGACCACTCTAAAAGAAACTACTACAGCAGAGGAATACTCCGAAACCTGGGAGAGATCTTCTTCCCTCCACGTCCTGTTCACAAAAAAGACAACTAA
- the bricd5 gene encoding BRICHOS domain-containing protein 5 isoform X3 codes for MLRCWKHSEDRCEDAECTDGGSAASPQSHFPHKAFWVSFSASLLLVIITLALTGHLGLSQPPAESLQLVRITAPDQTGLLINQSAVVDLQNDLVTFSITSPANQTSTVLFDVKHGLICYKPMDQESCFLRKMEESDYNNVHSLLQESTHKQGQVQLSRNETQRQREFLGVLAGSPVDVSTLEEPLQTLCRHSSVHWTRRVDGPGNQRLVYFCIDICFPSNICVSVCFYYLPE; via the exons ATGTTGAGGTGTTGGAAACATTCGGAAGACCGTTGTGAAGATGCAGAGTGCACG GATGGGGGCTCTGCTGCGTCCCCTCAGTCCCACTTCCCACACAAGGCCTTCTGGGTAAGCTTCTCAGCGTCCCTGCTCCTGGTCATCATCACCCTCGCTCTGACGGGGCACCTGGGGCTGTCGCAGCCTCCTGCAGAG tcttTACAGTTGGTCCGGATCACAGCTCCAGATCAGACCGGACTTCTGATCAACCAATCGGCCGTCGTTGACTTGCAAAATGACCTGGTGACCTTTTCCATCACCTCACCTGCAAATCAGACGTCCACTGTGctctttgatgtcaaacat GGTTTGATATGTTACAAACCCATGGACCAGGAGAGCTGCTTCCTGCGAAAGATGGAGGAATCTGACTATAACAACGTGCACTCCCTCCTCCAGGAGTCTACACACAAG CAGGGTCAGGTCCAGCTGTCCAGGAACGAGACCCAGAGGCAGAGGGAGTTCCTGGGGGTGTTGGCAGGCAGTCCGGTGGACGTGTCCACGCTGGAGGAGCCTCTGCAGACGCTGTGTCGGCACAGCTCCGTCCACTGGACCAGGAGGGTCGACG GCCCGGGGAATCAGAGGCTGGTCTACTTCTGCATCGACATCTGCTTCCCCAGCAacatctgcgtgtctgtgtgctTCTACTACCTGCCAGAGTGA
- the LOC117464616 gene encoding delphilin-like, producing the protein MSFDLNILAKVVLSMPSSNQGWPEEFGFLLGGNGPSYILSVEEGSSAHLAGLQAGDQVLEIEGHNVSTLGPQAVVAIAQTQKNIPPSIGVVSRIQQMDIIPGPDGRFGFTIVGDCPLLVECSPCSPAGRAGLKAGDYVMEVEQILGDEPEVKEKLFTALKQYAAEKRVEWLPRCCQTS; encoded by the exons ATGTCATTTGACTTGAATATTTTGGCCAAAGTGG TCCTCAGCATGCCGTCGTCCAACCAGGGCTGGCCTGAGGAGTTCGGCTTCCTGCTGGGCGGCAATGGCCCCAGCTACATCCTGTCGGTGGAGGAGGGCAGCAGCGCTCACCTGGCCGGGTTGCAGGCGGGGGACCAGGTCCTGGAGATCGAGGGCCACAATGTGTCAACGCTGGGCCCCCAAGCTGTCGTGGCCATCGCCCAGACTCAGAAGAACATCCCTCCCAGCATCGGAGTGGTGTCCCGCATACAGCAG ATGGACATCATACCGGGTCCGGACGGTCGTTTTGGGTTCACCATCGTAGGAGACTGCCCCCTGCTGGTGGAGTGCTCGCCCTGCTCTCCGGCGGGCCGTGCAGGTCTGAAGGCGGGGGATTACGTCATGGAG GTGGAACAGATTCTAGGTGATGAACCCGAAGTGAAAGAGAAGCTCTTCACGGCTCTGAAGCAGTACGCAGCGGAGAAGAGAGTGGAGTGGTTGCCTCGGTGCTGCCAGACATCCTGA
- the pgp gene encoding glycerol-3-phosphate phosphatase has protein sequence MSGSKCTRLTGALVKPVLDSVDSVLFDCDGVIWRGDQAIPGASQVINLLKESGKKVFFVTNNSTKTRKMYVEKMTLMGFNATEEEVFGTAYCSAMYLKNECKLEGKKVYLIGSNAMRDELQAVGIQQTGVGEDHISGKPMDWANVDLNPEVKAVVVGFDEHFSYSKLNRALQYLIQQPGCLFVGTNRDTRLPLEGGKAVPGTGCLLQAVETAAQRQAQTVGKPNRYMFDCVASQFGVDPGRCLMVGDRLDTDIMLGSNCGLKTLLTLTGVSTVEDAEAHQKSGCAERQGMVPDYYVESIADLLPALQG, from the exons ATGTCTGGGTCCAAATGTACCCGGTTAACCGGAGCTCTGGTGAAGCCGGTGCTGGACTCGGTGGACAGCGTCCTGTTTGACTGCGACGGGGTCATCTGGCGGGGGGACCAGGCCATCCCGGGAGCCTCTCAGGTCATAAACCTGCTTAAGGAAAGCGGCAAGAAGGTGTTCTTCGTCACCAACAACAGCACCAAGACCAGGAAGATGTACGTGGAGAAAATGACCTTAATGGGGTTTAATGCGACCGAAGAGGAGGTGTTCGGGACGGCGTACTGTTCAGCTATGTACCTGAAGAATGAGTGCAAACTGGAGGGTAAAAAGGTGTATCTGATCGGAAGTAACGCGATGAGAGACGAGCTGCAGGCGGTGGGGATCCAGCAGACCGGGGTGGGAGAGGACCATATATCCGGGAAGCCGATGGACTGGGCCAACGTGGACCTGAACCCCGAGGTGAAGGCGGTGGTGGTCGGGTTCGATGAGCACTTCAGCTACTCGAAGCTGAACAGAGCCCTGCAGTACCTGATCCAGCAGCCCGGGTGTCTGTTTGTGGGGACCAACAGGGACACCAGGCTGCCCCTGGAGGGAGGCAAGGCCGTGCCAG gTACCGGCTGCCTCCTGCAGGCCGTGGAGACCGCCGCCCAGCGCCAGGCCCAGACGGTGGGCAAACCCAACCGGTACATGTTCGACTGCGTGGCCTCCCAGTTCGGAGTAGACCCCGGCCGCTGCCTGATGGTGGGCGACCGCCTCGACACGGACATCATGCTGGGCTCCAACTGCGGCCTGAAGACCCTCCTCACCCTCACGGGGGTCAGCACGGTGGAGGACGCCGAGGCCCATCAGAAGAGCGGCTGTGCGGAGAGGCAAGGGATGGTGCCGGATTATTACGTGGAGAGCATCGCTGACCTGCTGCCCGCTCTGCAGGGATGA
- the mlst8 gene encoding target of rapamycin complex subunit lst8, which yields MNVNAGTVGSDPVILATAGYDHTVRFWQAHSGICTRTVQHQDSQVNSLEVTPDRSMIAAAGYQHIRMYDLNSNNPNPVINYDGVSKNITSVGFHEDGRWMYTGGEDCMARIWDLRSRNLQCQRIFQVNAPINCVCLHPNQAELIVGDQSGVIHIWDLKTDHNEQLIPEPEVSINSVHIDPDASYMAAVNSSGNCYVWNLAGGAGDEVTQLIPKTKIPAHKRYALRCKFSPDSTLLATCSADQTCKIWRTSNFSLMTELSIKSNNPGETSRGWMWDCAFSGDSQYIVTASSDNLARLWSVETGEIKREYSGHQKAVTCLAFNDSVLG from the exons atgAATGTGAACGCGGGCACGGTGGGCAGCGACCCGGTCATTCTGGCCACGGCTGGATACGACCACACCGTCCGCTTCTGGCAGGCGCACAGCGGCATCTGCACCAGGACGGTCCAGCACCAGGACTCT CAAGTAAATTCCCTTGAGGTGACGCCTGACAGGAGTATGATTGCAGCTGCAG GTTATCAGCACATCCGCATGTACGACCTGAACTCCAACAACCCTAACCCTGTGATAAACTACGACGGCGTGAGCAAGAACATCACGTCTGTGGGTTTCCATGAGGACGGACGCTGGATGTACACGGGAGGAGAGGACTGCATGGCTCGCATATGGGACCTTAG GTCCAGAaatctgcagtgtcagaggatatTCCAGGTCAACGCCCCAATCAACTGTGTGTGCCTGCATCCCAACCAG gcAGAGCTGATTGTCGGCGATCAGAGTGGAGTGATTCATATCTGGGATCTGAAGACGGACCACAACGAGCAGCTGATTCCTGAGCCAGAGGTCTCCATTAACTCCGTTCACATCGACCCGGATGCCAGTTACATGGCAGCGGTCAACAGCTCG GGAAACTGTTATGTGTGGAACCTGGCTGGAggggcaggagacgaggtgacGCAGCTCATCCCCAAAACCAAGATCCCGGCACACAAACGCTACGCCCTGCGCTGCAAGTTCAGCCCCGATTCCAC TCTGTTAGCCACCTGCTCAGCGGACCAGACCTGTAAGATCTGGAGGACGTCTAACTTCTCTCTGATGACGGAGCTGAGCATCAAGAGCAACAACCCCGGGGAGACGTCCCGAGGCTGGATGTGGGACTGCGCCTTCTCCGGAGACTCCCAGTATATCGTCACTG CCTCTTCAGACAACCTGGCGCGCCTGTGGTCCGTAGAGACCGGGGAGATCAAGAGGGAGTACAGCGGACACCAGAAGGCCGTGACGTGTCTGGCCTTTAATGACAGCGTGCTGGGCTGA
- the LOC117464617 gene encoding LOW QUALITY PROTEIN: palmitoyltransferase ZDHHC4-like (The sequence of the model RefSeq protein was modified relative to this genomic sequence to represent the inferred CDS: inserted 2 bases in 1 codon), giving the protein MDFLTLFAVYVTVVLTCIVLVCKYSGQQQTPFSILFNFVGKVFAPITPRWLQKFSQRTLHRLFHQRNNMFIYLHILIEAAVLAEFTYEVFGFCRDMDTSLISLSVPYXLLVIKSLCFYLCIRRDPGTVTKKKIAGQLHIYPYDGRLFHPGVSCETCKLVKPARSKHCRVCNRCVQRFDHHCVWVNNCIGAQNTRYFLLYLFSVCAAAGDVAVLTGDMLLHAVLRSGLLRASYVDEEGQQQSAGPLFCCAGETPYC; this is encoded by the exons ATGGATTTCCTCACCCTGTTCGCTGTCTACGTCACGGTGGTGCTGACATGTATAGTGTTAGTTTGCAAATACTCAGGCCAGCAGCAAACTCCATTTAGTATCCTCTTCAACTTTGTAGGAAAG GTGTTTGCACCGATTACACCAAGATGGCTCCAGAAGTTTTCACAAAGGACCTTACACAGGCTGTTTCATCAAAG GAACAACATGTTCATCTATCTGCACATCCTGATAGAGGCCGCTGTGTTAGCAGAGTTCACCTACGAGGTGTTTGGCTTCTGCAGGGATATGGACACCAGTCTGATCAGCCTGTCCGTGCCTTA CCTGCTGGTTATCAAGAGTCTCTGCTTCTACCTCTGCATCAGGAGAGATCCAG GCACAGTGACGAAGAAGAAAATCGCCGGCCAGCTGCACATCTATCCGTATGACGGGAGGCTGTTTCACCCGGGCGTCTCCTGTGAAACCTGCAAGCTCGTCAAACCGGCTCGCTCCAAACACTGCA GGGTCTGCAACAGGTGCGTTCAACGCTTTGACCACCACTGCGTCTGGGTGAACAACTGCATCGGTGCTCAGAACACACGCTACTTCCTGCTTTACCTCTTCAGCGTGTGCGCCGCGGCGGGCGATGTGGCCGTTCTAACAGGAGACATGCTGCTTCACGCCGTCCTGAGGTCAGGGCTCCTGAGGGCCAGTTATGTCGACGAGGAAGGCCAGCAGCAGTCAGCAGGGCCTCTGTTTTGTTGTGCAGGTGAGACTCCATACTGCTGA
- the bricd5 gene encoding BRICHOS domain-containing protein 5 isoform X2, which produces MQQRYRLSPDERGLQPTPASPLCPLCEPGRAANSSPDGGSAASPQSHFPHKAFWVSFSASLLLVIITLALTGHLGLSQPPAESLQLVRITAPDQTGLLINQSAVVDLQNDLVTFSITSPANQTSTVLFDVKHGLICYKPMDQESCFLRKMEESDYNNVHSLLQESTHKGQVQLSRNETQRQREFLGVLAGSPVDVSTLEEPLQTLCRHSSVHWTRRVDGPGNQRLVYFCIDICFPSNICVSVCFYYLPE; this is translated from the exons ATGCAGCAGCGATATCGCCTCTCGCCTGATGAGAGAGGACTTCAACCGACACCTGCCTCACCCCTTTGTCCATTGTGTGAGCCGGGGAGGGCGGCCAACTCCTCTCCT GATGGGGGCTCTGCTGCGTCCCCTCAGTCCCACTTCCCACACAAGGCCTTCTGGGTAAGCTTCTCAGCGTCCCTGCTCCTGGTCATCATCACCCTCGCTCTGACGGGGCACCTGGGGCTGTCGCAGCCTCCTGCAGAG tcttTACAGTTGGTCCGGATCACAGCTCCAGATCAGACCGGACTTCTGATCAACCAATCGGCCGTCGTTGACTTGCAAAATGACCTGGTGACCTTTTCCATCACCTCACCTGCAAATCAGACGTCCACTGTGctctttgatgtcaaacat GGTTTGATATGTTACAAACCCATGGACCAGGAGAGCTGCTTCCTGCGAAAGATGGAGGAATCTGACTATAACAACGTGCACTCCCTCCTCCAGGAGTCTACACACAAG GGTCAGGTCCAGCTGTCCAGGAACGAGACCCAGAGGCAGAGGGAGTTCCTGGGGGTGTTGGCAGGCAGTCCGGTGGACGTGTCCACGCTGGAGGAGCCTCTGCAGACGCTGTGTCGGCACAGCTCCGTCCACTGGACCAGGAGGGTCGACG GCCCGGGGAATCAGAGGCTGGTCTACTTCTGCATCGACATCTGCTTCCCCAGCAacatctgcgtgtctgtgtgctTCTACTACCTGCCAGAGTGA